In Patescibacteria group bacterium, a single genomic region encodes these proteins:
- a CDS encoding type II secretion system protein: MNSIQHKNQQKSVGQKAFTLIELLVVIAIIGILSSVVLASLNTARAKGRDARRVSDIKQIQLALELYADQNLGRYPTTLCTGTGCVAPTYISTLPTDPSAGASYAYAALGATSCTGYHLGAILEQNNPTLTGDADGVSTTGVCPSGGTNFAGLSSACTTASAVADNANDRCFDVVNQ; this comes from the coding sequence ATGAATTCTATTCAACATAAAAATCAGCAGAAAAGCGTAGGACAGAAAGCCTTCACCCTCATCGAATTGTTGGTGGTCATTGCAATCATCGGCATTCTGTCTTCGGTAGTACTTGCCAGCTTGAATACGGCCCGTGCAAAGGGAAGAGATGCACGACGTGTCTCTGATATCAAGCAGATCCAATTGGCACTCGAACTCTATGCGGACCAGAATTTGGGGAGGTACCCGACCACGCTCTGCACTGGCACTGGCTGTGTTGCGCCGACCTATATTTCGACTTTACCAACAGATCCAAGTGCTGGGGCGAGCTACGCCTATGCTGCACTTGGTGCTACTAGTTGCACAGGCTATCATCTTGGTGCGATCCTGGAGCAGAATAATCCGACCTTGACCGGTGATGCCGATGGTGTTTCTACCACCGGTGTTTGTCCTAGCGGCGGCACCAACTTTGCTGGCCTCTCCTCAGCGTGTACTACCGCCTCGGCCGTCGCTGACAATGCAAACGATCGCTGCTTCGACGTCGTAAATCAATAA
- a CDS encoding type II secretion system protein, with amino-acid sequence MNHQRKGFTLVELLVVIAIIGILSSVVLASLNSARAKARDARRIAEVAQMVKGIQVIDIDPAPVLAGCTGAYADASTCTTPNFSLYHDVSGATTPCAGASAASCQYSISKEDGTAGATAQNFQVCSYLENGAGTLSAGPFSARSNSGGGVVAGCN; translated from the coding sequence ATGAATCATCAAAGAAAAGGCTTCACCCTCGTCGAGCTCCTCGTTGTCATTGCAATCATCGGTATCTTGTCTTCAGTCGTATTGGCGAGCTTGAACAGTGCTCGAGCAAAGGCCCGAGATGCTCGACGTATCGCTGAGGTTGCTCAGATGGTGAAGGGAATTCAGGTCATTGATATTGACCCCGCTCCGGTTCTTGCCGGCTGCACAGGTGCATATGCTGATGCATCAACCTGTACCACGCCAAACTTCTCTCTGTATCATGATGTGTCGGGCGCAACCACTCCATGTGCCGGCGCAAGCGCTGCAAGCTGTCAGTATTCGATCTCAAAGGAAGATGGCACTGCAGGTGCAACCGCTCAGAACTTTCAGGTCTGCAGCTACTTGGAGAATGGTGCCGGCACTTTGTCTGCAGGCCCATTCAGCGCTCGAAGCAATTCCGGCGGTGGCGTGGTGGCTGGTTGCAACTAA
- a CDS encoding prepilin-type N-terminal cleavage/methylation domain-containing protein, giving the protein MKHIINKNGFTLMELMVVIAIIGLLVSVVTVSIRSSRTKGNDTGVKRGLSELQKQAEIFFYANDNSYLGICTDDKISVQLSNTARVNKISAIQNNGTNGSWDKATCHDSVKEWAVEVPLAESSDSTPMMWCVDGIGRSAKTTTLLDIAATTCTVTE; this is encoded by the coding sequence ATGAAACATATAATAAATAAGAACGGTTTTACCTTGATGGAATTGATGGTCGTGATCGCAATAATAGGCCTACTTGTCAGTGTTGTGACGGTGAGTATTCGTTCGAGTAGGACGAAAGGTAATGATACTGGGGTAAAGCGAGGTCTTTCCGAGTTGCAGAAACAAGCAGAGATCTTTTTCTACGCAAATGACAATTCATACTTAGGCATTTGTACGGACGATAAAATAAGTGTTCAGTTGTCTAATACCGCACGAGTCAATAAAATTTCCGCGATCCAGAATAATGGAACAAATGGTAGTTGGGATAAGGCGACTTGTCACGATAGTGTAAAAGAATGGGCTGTCGAAGTTCCGCTGGCTGAATCTTCCGATTCGACTCCGATGATGTGGTGTGTCGACGGAATTGGCCGATCTGCTAAAACGACCACCTTGCTGGATATTGCGGCCACAACATGTACTGTCACTGAATAA
- a CDS encoding type II secretion system protein, with product MKNSRGFTLIELLVVIAIIGILSSVVLASLNSARSKGADANIKSNLNNLRTQAALYYDTNNHYGMSSGSTTDTTACATGLFADPTVGQMIASIKSTGVALSCVSGQYGYVVSAALKSSGNWCVDYTGSATSTTANLTNGKCN from the coding sequence ATGAAGAATTCACGAGGTTTTACACTCATCGAATTGTTGGTGGTCATCGCAATCATCGGTATCTTGTCTTCAGTCGTATTGGCGAGCTTGAACAGTGCTCGAAGCAAGGGTGCGGACGCAAATATCAAGTCAAACTTGAATAATCTTCGAACCCAGGCCGCTCTCTACTACGATACAAACAACCACTATGGTATGTCGTCTGGATCTACTACAGACACCACTGCTTGTGCAACTGGTCTCTTTGCTGATCCTACTGTCGGTCAGATGATTGCATCTATCAAGTCTACTGGCGTTGCCTTGAGCTGTGTAAGTGGACAGTACGGATATGTGGTGTCTGCGGCTCTCAAGAGTAGTGGCAACTGGTGTGTTGACTACACAGGTAGCGCAACGAGTACTACCGCCAATCTTACAAACGGAAAGTGTAACTAA
- a CDS encoding ATP-binding protein: protein MYKRTLLENIVKSQREGFVTLIYGARRVGKTILLQQIRETFRKEDGEAKILHFNGDTEESVKALSTNSEVALTQLVKNHDVIFVDEAQRIPGVTLALKIVTDLFPQKRIFVTGSSSLQLSSGAKEHLTGRNNAFSLYPLSTRELAQDLSEYKISGLLDNQLLYGGYPYVYALATHDEKKRYLTQIVEDYLFKDVLMLERLDYPDVFRKVATLIAFQIGKEVSLNEIANSLNVSVKTVARYLDLLEKSFVIFHLDAFSRNPRKEITQSKKYYFYDLGIRNALIEQFQPAAERPDIGQLWENFVVVERMKASEYKGEIVQRFFWRSRGGTEIDLIEVVDGRIEAFECKWSKGGGKTPSQFVATYGKEVQVVNRENYPNFI from the coding sequence ATGTACAAAAGAACGCTTCTAGAAAATATCGTAAAAAGCCAAAGGGAGGGCTTCGTTACTTTGATCTACGGCGCTCGTCGAGTGGGGAAAACGATCCTGCTCCAACAGATCCGTGAGACATTTCGGAAAGAAGACGGAGAGGCAAAGATCCTCCATTTCAATGGTGATACCGAGGAGTCCGTGAAGGCCCTTTCGACCAACTCGGAAGTGGCGCTTACTCAGCTTGTGAAGAATCACGATGTGATTTTCGTCGATGAGGCGCAACGTATCCCGGGGGTCACGTTGGCTCTGAAGATTGTCACTGATCTGTTTCCCCAAAAGAGGATCTTTGTGACAGGCTCTTCATCTCTCCAGCTTTCCAGCGGGGCGAAGGAACATCTTACGGGACGAAACAATGCTTTTTCCCTGTACCCATTGAGTACGCGAGAACTTGCGCAGGACTTGTCTGAGTACAAGATCTCCGGACTGCTCGATAATCAGCTTTTGTACGGTGGATATCCATATGTGTATGCCCTCGCGACTCACGACGAGAAAAAAAGATACCTCACCCAGATTGTTGAGGACTATCTTTTCAAGGATGTGCTCATGCTCGAAAGGTTGGACTACCCAGATGTATTTCGGAAAGTTGCAACGCTCATTGCGTTTCAGATCGGCAAGGAGGTGTCGTTGAATGAGATCGCCAACTCACTCAATGTGAGCGTAAAGACGGTGGCCCGCTATCTGGATCTGTTGGAAAAGAGCTTTGTGATCTTTCATTTGGATGCTTTTTCTCGCAATCCACGGAAAGAGATCACGCAGAGCAAGAAATACTACTTCTACGATCTAGGAATACGAAATGCCCTCATTGAGCAATTTCAGCCGGCAGCAGAGCGGCCTGATATCGGCCAATTGTGGGAGAATTTCGTGGTGGTGGAGCGGATGAAAGCGAGTGAGTACAAGGGAGAGATCGTACAAAGGTTCTTCTGGAGGAGCCGAGGCGGTACGGAGATCGACCTGATTGAAGTGGTGGATGGCCGCATAGAGGCTTTTGAGTGCAAATGGAGCAAGGGAGGTGGAAAGACACCATCACAATTTGTAGCGACTTATGGCAAAGAAGTGCAGGTGGTGAATAGGGAGAACTATCCCAACTTCATATAA
- a CDS encoding type II secretion system F family protein: MIFNYTTIDAAGTKAQGTIDAVSVDVAISSLQRRGLTIVTIKGEQKESALEKLTFFGRVTNKDVVILSRQMSTLFSAQISALRVFRLLGSETEKPQLRAVLNSVADDLQGGTQISKALSKHPEVFSDFYVNMVRSGEESGKLDQILLYLADYLDRSFEVTSKAKNALIYPAFVIATFVVVMTLMLTMVIPNISSILKDSGQEVPIYTKIVLGISDIAVNYGLYAFIILVVGGFFFYRFARTADGGMTLNRFQLSVPYIGTLYKKLYLSRISDNLNTMLLSAIPIVKSLEVTGSVVGSAVYQQVLGKILEEVKTGSSLAEAFGRYPEIPTIMVQMVKVGEETGELGNILQNLSKFYTREVTNAVDTLVGLIEPAMIVTLGVGVAVLLASVLIPIYNISAGA, translated from the coding sequence ATGATATTCAACTACACCACAATCGACGCGGCAGGCACCAAAGCACAAGGCACTATTGATGCCGTGAGTGTGGATGTGGCGATCAGCTCGCTGCAGCGCCGCGGACTCACTATTGTCACGATCAAGGGAGAGCAGAAGGAGTCGGCTCTCGAAAAGCTGACATTCTTTGGCCGTGTCACCAACAAAGACGTGGTGATCCTGTCGCGCCAGATGTCGACGTTGTTTTCCGCGCAGATCTCGGCGCTCCGCGTATTTCGTCTGTTGGGTTCCGAGACGGAAAAGCCTCAGCTACGAGCCGTGCTCAACAGTGTCGCAGATGATCTTCAAGGAGGTACACAGATCTCCAAGGCGCTCTCGAAGCATCCCGAGGTCTTTTCAGATTTTTATGTCAACATGGTGCGTTCCGGTGAAGAGTCTGGCAAGCTCGACCAGATTCTGCTCTATCTCGCGGACTACCTCGACCGTTCGTTCGAAGTGACCTCAAAGGCGAAGAACGCGCTCATCTATCCAGCATTCGTGATCGCCACCTTCGTGGTGGTGATGACCCTGATGCTCACGATGGTGATCCCGAATATCAGCTCGATTTTGAAGGATTCTGGGCAGGAGGTACCGATCTACACCAAAATTGTGCTGGGCATCAGCGATATTGCGGTGAATTATGGCCTGTACGCTTTCATCATCCTCGTGGTCGGCGGCTTTTTCTTCTATCGTTTCGCTCGAACGGCTGACGGTGGCATGACGCTCAATCGCTTCCAGCTCTCGGTGCCGTATATCGGCACGTTGTACAAAAAGCTGTATCTTTCGCGCATTTCCGACAACCTCAATACGATGCTTCTGTCCGCGATTCCGATTGTAAAGTCGCTGGAAGTCACCGGCTCGGTGGTGGGTAGTGCGGTGTACCAGCAAGTGCTTGGGAAGATCCTCGAAGAGGTGAAGACCGGCAGCTCTTTGGCTGAAGCCTTTGGCCGCTACCCGGAGATCCCGACGATCATGGTGCAAATGGTGAAGGTGGGCGAGGAGACCGGTGAATTGGGCAATATTTTGCAGAATCTCTCGAAGTTTTACACTCGCGAGGTGACGAATGCCGTAGATACCTTGGTGGGCCTGATCGAGCCAGCGATGATTGTTACGCTGGGTGTGGGCGTGGCAGTGTTGCTCGCTTCGGTGCTAATTCCGATCTACAACATCTCGGCAGGGGCTTAG
- a CDS encoding PilT/PilU family type 4a pilus ATPase translates to MQNQYQAQLESLLATVLAESASDLHLSEGRNPVIRIAGQLLPMVKAESLTPEMISGFASVFMTPERKQLFLANHEVDFAYDFQGKARFRVNGFFQQGKMGFALRLIPNQIRSIEELGLPPILNTFTEKPQGFFLVVGPVGQGKSTTLAGMIEYINRQRAAHILTIEDPIEYIYEAKRSIINQREVGVDTKTFAGALAAMFREDINVALVGEMRDADTISTAVTAAETGHLVLSTLHTNNAAQTINRIIDSFPASQQDQIRSQLAASLTGIFSQRLIPRVSGGLVPAYELLINNTAVGNLIREKRVHEINTVLETSSEQGMISMDRSLAELVRAGEITVENAYLHSTNTKILERLL, encoded by the coding sequence ATGCAAAACCAATATCAAGCACAACTCGAATCGCTGCTCGCCACGGTCCTCGCCGAAAGCGCATCTGACCTACATTTGTCGGAGGGTCGCAATCCGGTGATTCGTATCGCCGGCCAACTGCTCCCGATGGTGAAAGCGGAGTCACTCACCCCCGAGATGATCAGCGGTTTTGCCTCGGTGTTCATGACCCCGGAACGCAAGCAGCTTTTCCTGGCCAATCACGAAGTGGATTTTGCCTACGACTTTCAAGGTAAGGCGCGCTTCCGCGTGAACGGCTTTTTTCAGCAGGGGAAGATGGGATTCGCGTTGCGCTTGATCCCAAATCAGATCCGCTCTATTGAAGAGCTTGGTTTGCCGCCGATTTTGAATACCTTTACCGAAAAGCCGCAAGGCTTCTTTCTGGTGGTAGGTCCGGTCGGGCAGGGCAAATCGACGACGTTGGCAGGCATGATCGAATACATCAATCGCCAGCGCGCGGCGCACATTCTGACGATCGAGGATCCGATCGAGTATATCTATGAAGCGAAGCGCTCGATTATTAATCAGCGGGAGGTTGGGGTGGATACCAAGACATTTGCCGGCGCGCTGGCAGCGATGTTTCGCGAGGACATCAATGTTGCGCTCGTAGGGGAAATGCGCGATGCTGATACGATCTCTACGGCCGTGACCGCCGCGGAGACTGGACACTTGGTGTTGTCGACTTTGCATACCAACAACGCTGCACAGACGATCAACCGCATCATCGATAGCTTCCCGGCGAGCCAGCAGGATCAGATCCGCTCGCAGCTCGCCGCTAGCCTCACCGGTATCTTTTCGCAGCGCCTCATTCCTCGAGTGTCTGGCGGCTTGGTGCCGGCATACGAACTGCTCATCAACAATACCGCCGTCGGCAATCTCATCCGCGAGAAGCGTGTGCATGAGATCAACACTGTACTCGAGACCAGCTCCGAACAGGGGATGATCAGCATGGATCGTTCTCTCGCTGAGCTGGTGCGGGCAGGCGAAATCACGGTGGAGAACGCGTATTTGCATTCGACCAACACGAAGATCTTGGAGCGCCTTTTGTAA
- a CDS encoding response regulator — translation MENTNKKKILIVDDDKFLVNMYSIKFKAAGFDVCSAFDGQETLNKLKDGLVPDVVMLDMIMPSMDGVEILARIRKENLVPKAKVVILSNQNQPSDIERAKALGISGYIVKATTIPSEVVSEIQQILKESLQ, via the coding sequence ATGGAAAACACCAACAAAAAGAAAATCCTCATCGTAGACGACGACAAGTTCCTCGTGAACATGTATTCGATCAAATTCAAGGCTGCTGGCTTTGATGTCTGTTCAGCTTTCGATGGGCAAGAAACACTCAATAAATTAAAAGATGGTCTGGTGCCCGACGTGGTGATGCTCGATATGATCATGCCGTCAATGGATGGTGTGGAGATCCTCGCGCGCATCCGCAAGGAGAATCTCGTACCGAAGGCTAAGGTGGTTATTTTGTCGAACCAAAACCAGCCGTCGGATATCGAGCGGGCGAAGGCGCTGGGTATCAGTGGCTACATCGTGAAAGCCACCACCATCCCGTCGGAAGTGGTGTCCGAGATCCAGCAGATCTTAAAGGAGTCGTTGCAATAA
- a CDS encoding GspE/PulE family protein, whose translation MDIIDLLVQRKIVHPDDAQAVRSEVKKVGNINDVLRRRGIDPEEILKSKAEYFNVPTKTLGKNKVPFEVLKYIPEESATYYQFVPVGLTDGVLEVGMLNPDNIEARDALNFISTKANLPYKIFLISQEDFDAILQSYKGIGGEVGKALTELGTEDNGSASSLSLNSEEGALGGGAFDGDTHIKEDAPVTKIVTTILHYATEGNASDIHIEAMEDAVRVRFRVDGSLVTSLTLPGKVHSALVARIKILCNMKIDEKRKPQDGRFSQMIDGKKIDYRVSTFPAYYGEKVVMRILDSAKGVRPLDQMGLSERNLKTIREAIERPYGLILISGPTGSGKSTTLYSMLNSLDKETRNVLSLEDPVEYNIPGMSQSQVRPEIGYTFATGLRTTLRQDPDIIMVGEIRDKETAQLAVQAALTGHLVLSTIHTNNAAGVIPRLIDMGVDPFLIGPTLICAIAQRLVRTLCEGGGKEVPVEGHIKDLIDGEFKDLPAEFQKEIPKGKMVYEAMVTDDCPKGTLGRAAVMEVLTIDKDIEKVILNSPTELALMKVARAKGMLTMKEDAIIKAFERKIPFEEVTSL comes from the coding sequence ATGGACATTATCGACCTCTTGGTACAAAGAAAAATCGTACATCCTGACGATGCTCAGGCTGTTCGTAGTGAGGTAAAAAAAGTGGGGAACATCAATGATGTCCTGCGCCGTCGCGGCATTGATCCAGAAGAAATCTTGAAAAGCAAGGCGGAGTATTTCAATGTGCCGACCAAGACGCTCGGCAAAAACAAAGTGCCGTTTGAGGTGCTCAAATACATTCCCGAGGAATCCGCCACCTATTATCAGTTTGTTCCAGTCGGCCTCACCGACGGTGTGCTTGAAGTGGGTATGCTCAACCCCGACAACATCGAGGCTCGAGACGCTCTCAACTTTATTTCCACCAAAGCCAATCTCCCATACAAGATTTTCCTCATCTCTCAGGAGGATTTTGATGCAATTTTGCAATCGTACAAAGGGATTGGTGGCGAGGTGGGGAAGGCGCTCACTGAATTGGGAACCGAGGACAATGGTTCGGCAAGTAGCTTGAGTTTGAACAGCGAAGAAGGTGCGCTCGGCGGCGGCGCCTTCGATGGTGATACACATATAAAAGAAGATGCACCGGTGACAAAAATCGTCACCACGATTCTGCATTACGCCACCGAGGGGAATGCCTCCGATATTCATATCGAGGCGATGGAGGATGCGGTGCGCGTGCGTTTCCGTGTGGACGGTTCGCTCGTGACCAGTCTCACTTTGCCTGGCAAGGTGCATTCCGCACTCGTAGCTCGCATCAAGATCCTCTGCAACATGAAGATCGACGAAAAACGCAAGCCGCAGGACGGTCGCTTCAGCCAGATGATCGACGGCAAGAAGATTGACTACCGTGTTTCCACTTTTCCCGCATATTACGGCGAAAAGGTGGTGATGCGAATCCTCGACTCGGCCAAAGGGGTGCGTCCGCTCGACCAGATGGGTCTCAGTGAACGCAACCTCAAGACGATCCGTGAAGCGATTGAGCGCCCGTATGGTTTGATTCTCATTTCCGGTCCGACCGGTTCCGGAAAGTCGACCACTCTGTATTCGATGCTCAACTCGCTCGACAAGGAGACACGCAATGTACTCTCACTTGAAGATCCGGTGGAGTACAACATCCCTGGCATGAGCCAGTCGCAGGTCCGTCCAGAAATTGGCTACACCTTTGCGACTGGTCTGCGCACCACGTTGCGACAAGACCCAGACATTATCATGGTGGGAGAAATTCGCGACAAAGAGACGGCCCAATTGGCTGTGCAGGCGGCACTTACAGGGCACTTGGTATTGTCCACCATTCACACCAACAATGCAGCTGGCGTGATCCCGCGCCTCATCGACATGGGTGTCGACCCATTCCTCATCGGCCCGACCTTGATCTGCGCGATCGCGCAACGCTTGGTCCGTACCCTTTGCGAGGGCGGTGGCAAGGAAGTGCCGGTGGAGGGCCATATTAAAGACCTCATCGATGGCGAATTCAAAGATCTGCCAGCCGAATTTCAAAAGGAGATTCCGAAAGGCAAGATGGTGTACGAAGCCATGGTCACCGACGATTGCCCTAAAGGCACATTGGGTCGCGCGGCGGTGATGGAGGTGCTCACGATCGACAAAGACATCGAAAAAGTCATCCTCAACAGCCCGACCGAATTGGCCCTGATGAAAGTGGCCCGCGCCAAGGGGATGCTCACGATGAAAGAGGATGCTATTATTAAGGCATTCGAGCGGAAGATCCCTTTTGAGGAAGTCACGAGTTTGTAG
- the pilO gene encoding type 4a pilus biogenesis protein PilO: MSPNITALILLIASAGAVFGLINPQYAKYQVLSESKAQYQTAADQAKKVREVREKLISSASNISSLEKDRLTRMLPDTVDTVRLTTDITSIASKYGILIKRIDAKPEDKKANSPLLAASPFATAQKVQNFSALPISFILTTSYESFSRFLVDLEKSLRIIDVVSISVTPNAVGQYDFSVAARTYAFVSDTALTPANQSTGRTSAKVGKEDPKAKVVEMLSRLSSLKLERAFFDSPLFKTLQDFGVEVVVEPKGRPNPFAPIGQ; the protein is encoded by the coding sequence ATGTCACCAAACATCACGGCTCTCATATTGTTGATCGCCTCTGCCGGAGCGGTGTTTGGCCTGATTAACCCACAATACGCAAAATATCAGGTGCTTTCCGAAAGCAAGGCGCAGTACCAGACCGCAGCCGATCAGGCAAAGAAAGTGCGAGAAGTGCGAGAGAAGCTTATTTCGAGTGCGAGTAATATTTCCAGCTTGGAGAAGGATCGCTTGACCCGCATGCTGCCCGACACGGTAGACACAGTCCGATTGACCACAGATATTACCAGTATCGCCTCAAAATACGGTATCTTGATCAAGAGAATTGACGCCAAGCCAGAAGACAAAAAGGCTAATTCACCACTGCTCGCTGCCTCGCCCTTCGCTACCGCTCAGAAGGTTCAGAATTTCAGCGCTCTACCGATCTCCTTCATCCTTACTACCAGCTATGAGAGCTTTAGTCGTTTTCTTGTCGACCTCGAGAAGAGTCTCCGCATCATTGACGTAGTTTCCATTTCCGTGACACCGAATGCTGTCGGTCAGTATGATTTTTCTGTAGCTGCGCGGACGTATGCCTTTGTCTCGGATACCGCGCTGACACCAGCGAATCAATCTACGGGCCGTACTTCGGCGAAGGTGGGTAAAGAGGATCCGAAGGCGAAAGTCGTGGAGATGCTCAGTCGACTTTCTTCGCTCAAGCTCGAGCGGGCCTTCTTCGACAGTCCTCTGTTCAAAACACTTCAGGATTTCGGTGTTGAGGTGGTCGTGGAGCCAAAAGGTCGACCAAATCCATTTGCGCCGATCGGTCAATAG
- the pilM gene encoding type IV pilus assembly protein PilM — MDNPFKKLAGLFKKGESSVIGVDIGPSSIKVVQLKKQNGKAVLETYGALALGPYAGIEVGRATRLPPQKLAEALLDLLREASVTTKNAGLSIPMSSSLVNVIQVPEVDQKQLAQMIPIEARKYIPISISEVSLDWWVIPKDETQEKDGKLDVLLVVIHNDALQQARDVIKLSALDTSFFEIEIFSTIRAVLEHEPDPAMIVDLGAGSTKLYIVDRGILRVSHIVTRGSQDFTIALSQSLGITIEEAEVMKREKGLLAGAENSELAGVMTSSINMIFSEANRVLLNYQKKFHKNVAKVVLTGGGAMLKGFAELAQKELQTSVVSADPFTKIQSPAFLEKVLKDAGPEFAVAVGLALRKLQEFD, encoded by the coding sequence ATGGACAATCCGTTTAAAAAACTTGCCGGTCTCTTCAAAAAAGGGGAATCGAGCGTCATTGGCGTGGATATTGGACCGTCGTCGATCAAAGTGGTGCAGCTGAAAAAGCAGAATGGCAAAGCGGTGCTCGAAACATACGGCGCACTTGCACTCGGACCGTATGCAGGGATTGAAGTTGGTCGTGCGACCCGCTTGCCGCCGCAGAAGCTCGCCGAAGCGCTGCTAGACCTATTGCGTGAGGCGAGCGTCACTACGAAGAATGCTGGCCTCTCCATTCCCATGTCTTCGAGCTTGGTAAACGTCATCCAGGTCCCGGAGGTGGATCAAAAGCAGCTCGCTCAGATGATTCCGATCGAGGCGCGAAAGTATATCCCCATCTCGATCAGTGAAGTCTCGCTCGATTGGTGGGTGATCCCGAAGGACGAGACGCAGGAAAAAGACGGGAAACTCGACGTACTTTTGGTGGTGATTCATAATGACGCTTTGCAGCAAGCACGCGATGTCATAAAACTCTCGGCTCTCGATACCTCGTTTTTTGAAATCGAGATCTTCAGCACCATCCGTGCGGTGCTTGAGCATGAACCCGATCCGGCCATGATCGTAGACCTCGGTGCGGGATCGACCAAGCTATATATTGTTGACCGAGGCATTCTCCGTGTGTCACACATCGTCACTCGCGGTTCTCAGGATTTCACCATAGCACTTTCACAATCCCTAGGCATCACCATCGAGGAGGCGGAGGTGATGAAGCGCGAGAAGGGCCTGCTTGCAGGAGCTGAAAATAGCGAATTGGCTGGCGTGATGACCTCGAGTATTAACATGATCTTCTCTGAGGCCAATCGCGTGCTCCTCAACTACCAGAAGAAATTCCATAAAAATGTCGCCAAAGTGGTGCTCACTGGCGGCGGTGCGATGTTGAAAGGCTTTGCCGAGCTCGCGCAGAAGGAACTCCAGACCTCCGTGGTCTCCGCAGACCCATTCACCAAGATCCAATCACCCGCTTTCCTTGAGAAGGTGTTGAAAGACGCTGGGCCCGAATTCGCTGTGGCTGTTGGCCTCGCTTTGCGAAAGCTGCAGGAGTTCGACTAA
- a CDS encoding phosphoribosyltransferase family protein: MKRFAKWLVRVQIKSYRLLDTFLDLLFPKNLMVQELEKMSAVEFANGSGGHGVDRLFHGHYPPECAEWCRAILTYRDRYVRTAVWELKYRKSAKIASIFGELLVQELAKYAGDSLVIPIPLSEKRRRERGYNQIELILEQLPAGNRWNIELDLLHRKHHTVPQTKLSRAERLKNLDDCFEVTDPQRVVGKNVVIVDDVMTTGSTLRRAREVLLKAGAKEVLGLALAH, from the coding sequence ATGAAACGTTTTGCGAAATGGCTCGTGCGGGTGCAGATAAAATCATACCGGCTTTTAGACACTTTCCTCGACCTCTTGTTCCCAAAGAATTTGATGGTGCAGGAGCTCGAGAAGATGTCCGCTGTAGAATTTGCCAACGGCAGCGGTGGGCACGGGGTAGACCGCCTTTTTCACGGTCACTACCCACCCGAATGTGCGGAGTGGTGTCGTGCGATCCTCACCTATCGCGACCGGTATGTCCGAACAGCAGTGTGGGAACTGAAATATCGGAAGAGTGCCAAAATAGCGAGCATTTTTGGTGAGCTACTAGTCCAAGAATTGGCAAAGTATGCTGGGGATTCTCTTGTTATACCAATTCCTCTCTCAGAAAAGCGGCGACGCGAGCGCGGATACAACCAGATCGAATTGATTCTTGAGCAGCTACCTGCCGGCAATCGCTGGAACATCGAGTTGGATCTTTTGCACCGTAAACACCACACTGTTCCACAGACGAAACTCTCGAGAGCGGAGCGTTTGAAGAATTTGGATGATTGCTTCGAAGTCACGGATCCGCAAAGGGTGGTTGGCAAAAATGTTGTTATTGTCGACGACGTTATGACTACCGGTAGCACCCTTCGACGGGCTCGTGAGGTACTTTTGAAAGCTGGTGCCAAAGAGGTACTGGGCCTTGCTCTAGCACACTAA